DNA from Rubripirellula lacrimiformis:
GCCTTGCAACGTGCCGTCGAGACCATTGGCGCTGCTGTCCGTCGCGTCCGTTCCAGAATCAAACTTGTAGTGCGCAAGTGGTTCGGTCGACGCGACGTACTCGTAAGCACCGATATCTGCGGATGCATCGCGCGTGGCACCGCGTTGGTCTACAGTCGGTGACGTGCCGCCGGCGGCATTGTACGCGATGCTTGTTTCGCCAATGGCGTGGACGGAATGGCCGGAGGCGGCGTCAACGCTCAGCGCGGCCAATGACGGATCACTGCCGAGGATGTCCGTGCCAACGGTTCCGGTGACACCCGTGTTGTCCTCGATAATGTTGTAGCCGCCGCTGACAATGGTTCCTTGAACGTCACTGCCACCCAGGTCGGATGTGTTGTCGGCGAAGATCGAATTCTCCGCGTTGACCGTCGCTTGGTAAATGTAGACACCGCCACCATAGCCACTTGCACTGACCGTTGAATTGTCAGCGATGGTTGAATGCACGATGTTCAGGGTGCTGTATGTATGTTCGACGAAGATACCACCGCCATTGGATTCCGCTTGGTTGCCGCTGATGGTCGAGTTGATGATCGTTGTCGTGCCAGCATAAACATAGATCGCACCACCGGACGCACCGCTGGTGTTTCCAATCAAGGTTGTGTGATTCAGCGTGGTCGTACCACTAGAATAGATGGCGCCTCCGCCATTGTTGCCGACCGAGTTGTTGCTGAAGACGACATCGGTCGCGGAGAAGTCGCCTTCGTTGTACACGGCGGCACCTCCTGTGTTGCCAGACGATGCGCCCGTCAACGTGATGTCTCCGAGCGACAGATTTCCTGCATTGGCGACATGGAACATTCGATCGCCGAGCGATGATGCATCAAGGATGGTCGTGCCAAGGCTATCACCGATGATCGTGATTTGACCTGTGATGTCCAGGTCACCCGTGGCAGATGCATTTTCAGACTTGCCCGCAATGTCCAGACCGTAGGTTCCCGCGCCCAAGAAGATCGTGTCAGCGCCGATCGTATTGTTGGCCGCAATGATGGCTTCGCGAAGCGATATCCCAGTTCCACCTGGTGATCCGGTCAGGGAGGCGATGTCGGAGGTGTTGCCATCGTTCTCGTCTTCCGTGGTGGTGACGAAGATGGTCGCCAGCGTGTCGTGCCACGATGCTTGGGCCGCATATCCAAACGCCACATCCGTCGACACATCACCGACGGTGTATTCCAGAATCCAGTCACCGCCCAGATCCGCATGCCCGGTCAAGTCGTCACTAGCCGCGACGTCTGCATCCGTCAAAATGGCGATCGATTCAACCAGTTGCTCGCCGGATTCGTTGCTTGCCAAATCGCATCCATAAAATAGGATGTCGGCATCGATATCCAACGAGCCGCCCCAAGACGCAATTTGCCCAGCATGTGCGCTGAGGGTGTCCGACGACAGTCGTGTGTTGCCTAGTTGCACCGATCCATCATCACCATGGGTGACGATGTGCAGCGCATCAATGTCGGTCCGGCCCGCTAATTCGTCAGTGATCTGTTGGACGCCATCGCGGGTCGGATCCAGGAAAATGATCTCGATGTTTCTCGTGTCGTCGCTCAACGAGGCGATGTTTTCCAATAGTTGATCGATGTTCTCGACGCCGCTGTCAATGAAGATCAGTTCGTGACTGGTGGCCAGGGAAAATCCATCCGCACCGTCCCAAAGCTGGCCATCAGCATCATCCAGGCTTGCCCGATCGTTTGCGTCGGAAGCATCGGAACCGGTTTCGTTGGATCCCGAGTCCGTACCACCGGACGCATCTGGGTCCGAATCGAAATCCCCGTCGGTCCATGCGTTCAGGTCGACATCCGGGGCGGCACCATCTGCGGGGGCTTCGCTGCTTTCCACCATCGGGACGGCGCTGTACAGCAGACGAGCCTCGAGGGCAAGCACGTCCAGCTCTTTCAGGTCTTCGGACGATTCGGCGCGCAAAGGTTGATCGATAGCCGAGTTGGCAGCGGCCGAGGGTTGTCCTGAACGAAGACACGACTCAGCACGCACAATCATCTTCCTAAGCATTTCCGCGCGTTTCGACGACATCCGCTTCGATTCCAGAGGGGAAATAGAGTAGCCCACGTAACTATCGGAGATTGCGGATCATGCGGCCACGGATACAGGCAGGGAAATCTAGTGAACGTAAATCTATTAGAGGAAAGAGGTGGTTTAGGCGGGTTGTGGATAGTTGCGCCGACACTGCCAATTCATCCGGTTGTTCCTGTTCCACGAATGAAATCGCTTTTCGTGCCTCGAACGGTCGATTTTGGAACACATGTACCCTCATCACACCGCCCACGATCGAACCAACGGAAGGGGGAACCCGACTGTTCGGCTGGTGCTTTCCTTTCTGCTGTTGGGCAGTTTGATTGTGGGGGTCGCGCACGCGCAGACAGCCCCGGTGAGGGACTTTCAGGCAAATCAACGCCCGGCGCCATCTGCAGCCTCGTTGTGGATCGACAAGATGGTTCCGCCGGTTCCCGATGTGGTGCGGGATGGTCGCCCGGCGACACGTTCCGGGCAAGCTCAGCGGCCTGTTCGATCGGTTGAATCTGACGTAGATGCGAATCGTTCTGCGGTGCCAGACAGCTCCCATTTGCAACGCCTTGGCCAAGTCGACATGACGAACTTGCTAAAGCTATGGGATGCATCGGTGGGTGCGAAACATGTGCCGGGGACACTACCGGGCGCTGTTCTGTCAGCTGAGGCTGAACCGGCTGCTCACGATCCCGTCGTCGGTGCGACCAAAGTCCATTCGTCCCCCCTCAATGCGCCTCAAATCGACGCCCCCGCATCCAGCAACATCACCGAAGCAACCGATGCGCAGACGGTGGAGCCATTTCCCGCGGACCTTGTGGCGACCCCGGAAACCGATTCGCTGCCGCCGCTGAGCAGCCTGGATCAGGCTGCGCAGCTAAAAACACAATGGTGGACGCCATTGGTCAGTGATCCACTTCGCGACCCAAACACCGCACTGGCGATCGATTTGGATCAGCTGTTCGTGTTAACGGTCATGTATTCCGGACGCGTGCTAGCTGTTGAACAAACAAAATGGATCAATCAAGCGCGGACCGCGCAAGCCGTTTCCGAGTTTGACCCGACCGTTTTCGGAAGTTCGCGGTACGATAGCACAAGCGATCCGGCCGAAAGCACGTTGACGACCGGTGGACCCGCTAGGTTGGAAGACGACATCGTCGCTGGCGATGCAGGGGTGCGTGGGCAAAACAGCCGCGGTGTGAAATACAACGTTGGTCAGAGTCTGGGGCATAAAAACAGCAACTCAAACTTCTTCATTCCTAACAATCAGGGTTACACGCGGCTATTCGCCAACATGACCCATCCGTTGCTGCGTGGTCGCAAGATTGACGTCAATCGCAGCCTTGTGCTGACCGCCCAGTTCCAGACCAAGGGCGCTCAGGCATCGTATCATGAATCCATTCAACAGCAATTGATTCAGGTTTCCGACGCATATTGGCAACTGTATACCGAACGAGCCACGTTCTTGCAGCGCAGTCGCCATCTGCAACGCGCCACAGAAATTGCGAACCTGTTGCACGCCCGCGCAGATCACGATTCGTCTCGTACCCAAGTTTTGCGAACACGTGCGGCGGTCGCGGATCGAACGGCGGATATTTCGCAATCGGATGCCAGAATTCGCAACTTGGAATCCAACCTTCGATCACTGGTCAACGCACCCGAGCTGACTTCGAATCGCGATAGCGAATTTTTGCCGGTTCAGCCCGCTGTCGTGTTGCCTGTCCATTTTGATGCCCAGATCGAAGTTGCCGCGGCTCTTGGTCAACGGCCGGAGTTGCAGCGACTGAACAGCGAAATGGATGTTGCCAGGACCCGGTTGCGACTTGCCAACGATCAAAAGAAGGCCACACTGAACTTTGTCAGCGAAGCCTATTTGGCGGGACGGCAAGGCGATTCGGACGTTCTAGGTGCATTGACAGATCAGTTCACCGTGGGCCGACCGGGGTACGGTGCCGGGCTGGTCTATGAACGTCCGATGGGAAACCGAAACGCAAACGCATCCGCGCGCCAGGCGTATTTCCAAATCAGCCAGCTCCAGCACCTGACGACGGAAACGACCGAGAAGATCTACACGGAGGTCGAATCTGCGGTGCGTGACGTGGCGGCTTCGTCAAAAGCGATTGATCTTCGACGAATCGCTCGTGAAGCTGCGGCCGCCGAGGCTGATTATCTGCTGGACCGTTGGCGCTCGCTGGGGAATGATCCGAATCTGGGGCAGATCCAGCTGAACGATCTGCTGCAGGCGCAAGATCGTCTTCTGCAGGAAGAACAGAACCTGCTACAAGCGCTGGTCCAATACAACCGCGCGGTGTTGGAAGTCCAACGTGCTACCGGGGCACTGGTTTCGTTCGCTTCTTTGAAGTAATCCAGCTGGCTTGATCGGTTGAGGCCCGCCGATCTTGTCGCGGGCCAATGCTTCAGCGCCCATCGAAGGTGTTCGCTTCGTTGGTCTGCGTGGACGCACCCCTCCAGCACGCAATCAGCCGTTTGGGGCATTGCAGCTACAGCCGCAGCGGTCGTTCGGATTCTGCGGGCTGGGCAGTCTCTGAAAGATCTGCGGGGGATTTCTTTTCGCCGCACGTTGTACTTTTGCATCCTATGTTTGATCAGTGAATATTGGCAAAGTTCCGACAGGGATTCGATGATGACCTCCAGCACCCTCCAGCAACGACTGATCGTGATCATGATCGCGTTTGCGCTGGCAGGGAATGCGTCAGTGGTTGCTCAAAGCGTGACGTATAACGAGAGCTATACGATTCAAGGGTTCAGCCAACCGGTTCGACTGTCTTCGGTCGCAGGCGCGACTTCTGGAATCATACGCCAACGATTGGTTCGTGAAGGGGATGTTGTTCTTCAGGGCGAAGCCTTGATTCAACTGGACCCCACCATCCATCAGGCTCGGCTAGAACTCGCTCGCATCGCCAAGGACGCCAAGGGCGAGTGGCAGATCGCGAAGGCTGAATTGGCATCGAAAACGAGTCGATTTGAGCGAATTGAATCGCTTGTCGCTCGCAACCATGCGACCAGCGTGGAACTGCTGCAAGCGAACGAAGATCTGACGATCGCGCGTGCTAGCCTGCGACGGGCCGAAGACCGCTTGGCACAACAATTGGCTGACTACAACCGCTTGTTGGCCGAATCCGAACAACTGTGTATCAAAGCACCTTTCGACGGCGTTGTGGTTGAATTCACCAAACAGGTTGGCGAGTTTGTGGGGCCGGGTGAGTCCACGGTGTGCACGATTGCAGACCTGTCCGAACTGTCGGTCGAATTTTTGGTTCCCCGCCTGTATCGTTCGAATTTGAAGATCGGGAGCGAGATCGAGGTCGTTTTCACCATCATTAACCGTGTGGTGGTTGGAAAAATTGACTATATCTCTCCGTTCCCGAACGGCGAAACGAATACCTACAAAGTGAAGGCCCGGGTCGACAATTCGGACGGATCCTTGAGCGCCGGCGAGCGCTGTCTACTGCGAGAAATCGAAACCAAAAGTTCCAAGATGGAACCATCCCAGGCGGCTCACGACGCCGTGCGGAGAACCTAGTGGACAACCAATCAAACGTTGGATTCGGCGACGCACATCCGTCCTCGTCAGCCACGGCTCCGATCGGTTCCAAGGACGCGTCCGGGCATTCCGATCCAGCGAATTCGCCGAGTGCGATCCCGCCGCAGTTCAAGACCTTGTTCGCTCGCCAAGGCGCCGGCAATCTGGTCCATTGGCGAGTCGCCGCTGCAGGGAATCTGGTGCGTGTCGGTGGTGCCGGGGCAATCGCCAACGATGTCCGCGATCGTTCGCATGACCTGGCGCTGCGTGCGTTGCAAGCCCAGACACAAAAGTGCACCGTGCTTTCATCGCCTGAAAGCTGGTTGATCGTTGCACAACCGCTGTCGAATCACACCACGGATTGTCTGACGGTCGGATTCCCCTGCGAGCTTTCCGAACTGTCGGGGGCAGCAACCGAGTCGCGGCTGGCAGCTGTTCAAAAGTTGGGCAATTCGCTGCTGTTCGACACATTGGTTGCGGATCGCAGAGAAGAAGCAGAGTCGGGCGATTCGATGCCTGCGGATTTGTTGTCGGCAGGGATGGATCTGCCAAGCGGTGCATCCACCAACCAGCCAAGCGAAGACGGTGGGCCAACGTGGACAACGCTTCGCAAACAGGTGACCGGAAAAGTACTCGCCGATCTGTCGCGGCGCAGATCCGATGCAAAGTTCTACGCTTTGGCGGTTGCTGGGCTTGCTGGGATCGGCATGATTCCATGGCCTTACACCGTGACCTGCAAAACCGTTTGTGAACCGTCGGTACGTCGCTACGTGGCGGCTCCCTTCGATGCTCGCCTGCAGCGGGCGCATGCCGTCGCGGGACAGACGGTTGCTGCGGGGGATCTATTGGTCACGTTGGATGGCGGTGACCTGCGAAGCGAATTGGCGGGGCTGCGGTCCAAGTCGTCTCAGGCCGAACAGCGATTGCTGGCGGCTCTTTCGGCTGGCGACCATTCGAAGGCAGAATTCGAGCGGTTGGAAACGGAGCAAATCAAACAGCAGATCGAACTGCTGCAGCGCCGGCAACGGCAGCTTGAAATTCGGTCTCCGATCGACGGGGTGATCATCACCGGCGACTTGGAACGAGGCGAAGGGATGCCGCTGTCCATCGGTGATCAACTTTTCGAAGTCGCCAGTTTGGAACGGTTGGTTGCTGAAATTGCGATTCCGGAATCCGAAATCAACCATATTGCCGAGGGTATGCAGGTCCGCATTGCGGTCGATGCAGCGCCCGATCACGACGGTCAATCTGAGATCGCGATGATTCACTTGCGAAACGAGCTGCGTGGCAACGAAAGCGTGTTCATTGCCGAGGCGGAACTTCGCAATCAAGACGGCAAGTTGCGTCCGGGCATGAACGGCACCACTCAAATCGCCGCTGGCCGCCGCGCGGCCGCTTGGATCTTGTTCCATCGACCGGTCGACGCCGTTCGAAATTGGATCGGTTGGTAATCGCGATGTCGTTTTCCAAACCCGGTGAATTCCATACACAATCAGCACCGCAGGACGCGACGTCCGGCGATGATGATGCGCCGCAGGAACTGCCAGCCCATTTTCCACTTCGCGATGATCTGCAATTTCACCATCGCAACGACGGTTCGGGACGAGTCGTATTAGAAGATCCAGCGGCGGGAAAGTTTTTCCGTATCGGCCCCAATGAATATGCCTTCATCCGGTTTTTGTTGGAAACGCAGTCCGCGGCGAAGGCTCTTCATCGATGCCAGGATGCGGCGCCTGATAATTGCTTGACGACGGATCATGCAACTCAACTATGCAAATGGTTAGCCGGTAACGGACTGACCCAATCGGCCCCCCAACCACAAGCTCCGTCGGGGATCGCAGGTTCGCCAGTGTTGCGCGCTGTGTCGGCGGTCTTTTTCTGGAAGTTGCCACTGGTTGACCCCGACCGATACCTGGCGAAACTGGTCGGCACGGCCGGATGGCTGTTTAGCGCCCGAGCGATGGTCGTTGGTCTGCTTGTCTTTGCTGCCGCGTTGGTCGCGATGACGGGACACTGGGACCCGTTTTTTGACAGCTATACGAATCTATTTTCGGCGTCACGTTGGATCTGGTTGGGCATCGCTTGGTGCGTTTTGAAAGCGGTCCACGAAACGGCTCACGGCGCCACCTGCAAACGGTACGGCGGCGATGTGCACGAAGCTGGGTTGGCAATGATCCTGCTGATGCCGATCGCTTATGTGGACGTCACATCCAGTTGGCGTTTCGATTCCCGCTGGAAACGGTTTCATGTGACGATGGCCGGAATCGCTGCAGAGTTGTTCTTGGCCGGTGTCGCGTTGTTTGTTTGGTACTGGTCGACGTCACTGCCGGTCCAGCAAATTGCTGCCGAAGTTGTGTTGCTGGCGTCAGTCAGCTCGCTGCTGTTCAACCTGAATCCGCTGCTGAAGTTTGACGGCTACTTTGCCTTGGCGGATGCCACCGGCGTCGACAACCTGTACACGTATGGCCAAAAGTATGCACGCTACTTCGGTGGCCGCTATCTGCTTGGTCTGAACGCCACAGCACCGCAGCTTCCGTCTCGTCACGCCGTTTGGATCAAATGGTACGGATGTTCGGCGGCTGCCTACCGCGTCGTCACCGTCAGCGGTCTGTTGGCGGGGGCGGCAATGCTGTTCGAAGGTGCCGGAATTGTCGTGGCGATTGGGGGGCTTGGTTCCTTTGTCGTGATGCCGTTGATCGGTCTGTGGAAACACCTGGCAAATTTGTACCAGAACGGCACGCTCAATCCGGTACGACTGATCACGCGGGTCACCTTGCTGGTATCCGCATGCTCGATCGGCCTGTGGGTGACGCCTGCGGATTGGTCGTGGACAGCGCCCGCCATTGTCCAATACGACCCGCCTGCGGTGGTTCGAACGCGATCGGCTGGTTTTGTCGACCATGTCCATATTCAAAACGGCGACTCTGTCCAACGCGGGGATGCGTTGGTGACCCTTCGCAATGACGAACTGACATTGCGGCTGATGGACCTGCAAAAACAGGTCGCCCAGGTGGAGAACGAAATTTTGGCGGCTCAATGGCGAGGAAATTCTTCGGAAATGGGCGACGCCGTGACGCGGCGTGACGGACTGGCAAAACAGGTGATTGAACAACAAGAACAAGTTTCCAGTCTGACGCTGCGGGCGACGACCGACGGCAAAGTCGTTTCACGCATTCTGGCCGTGATCGAAGGAACTTACGTCGAAGAGGGCGAAGAGATCGCCGTGATCGGACGCGAAGATTCGAAGCGGTTGAAGGTGTCGATCAGCCAACAGGACGCACGACAGGCCAACCTTTGGCGCGATCAACCGCTCCGCATCGTGGTCGCCGGGCATCCGTCTTGGAACGCCCGCATTGAACGTTTGGAAACGCGAGCCGCATTGACTCCGCCGGACCCTTCCCTGCTGGCGATGAACGGCGGATCGCTGACGTCGGTGCATGCCGCCGATGGCGAATTTGAACTCTGCGAACCCCGTGTGAATGCTTACCTGCCGTTGGATCCGCAGCGCAGCCGAGCTCTGCGAACCGGTCAGCGAGCCTCTGTGGTTATCCATTCCAACCACCAGACTTTGGGGCAGCGTTTGACGGCGGCGATCGGCAACGCGATGTTCCAACTGAAATTCTGATTTCGCACGCCGCGGCGCCGAAGCGTGCCGCGGAATCAGAACGAATCGGC
Protein-coding regions in this window:
- a CDS encoding TolC family protein — translated: MTNLLKLWDASVGAKHVPGTLPGAVLSAEAEPAAHDPVVGATKVHSSPLNAPQIDAPASSNITEATDAQTVEPFPADLVATPETDSLPPLSSLDQAAQLKTQWWTPLVSDPLRDPNTALAIDLDQLFVLTVMYSGRVLAVEQTKWINQARTAQAVSEFDPTVFGSSRYDSTSDPAESTLTTGGPARLEDDIVAGDAGVRGQNSRGVKYNVGQSLGHKNSNSNFFIPNNQGYTRLFANMTHPLLRGRKIDVNRSLVLTAQFQTKGAQASYHESIQQQLIQVSDAYWQLYTERATFLQRSRHLQRATEIANLLHARADHDSSRTQVLRTRAAVADRTADISQSDARIRNLESNLRSLVNAPELTSNRDSEFLPVQPAVVLPVHFDAQIEVAAALGQRPELQRLNSEMDVARTRLRLANDQKKATLNFVSEAYLAGRQGDSDVLGALTDQFTVGRPGYGAGLVYERPMGNRNANASARQAYFQISQLQHLTTETTEKIYTEVESAVRDVAASSKAIDLRRIAREAAAAEADYLLDRWRSLGNDPNLGQIQLNDLLQAQDRLLQEEQNLLQALVQYNRAVLEVQRATGALVSFASLK
- a CDS encoding efflux RND transporter periplasmic adaptor subunit — translated: MMTSSTLQQRLIVIMIAFALAGNASVVAQSVTYNESYTIQGFSQPVRLSSVAGATSGIIRQRLVREGDVVLQGEALIQLDPTIHQARLELARIAKDAKGEWQIAKAELASKTSRFERIESLVARNHATSVELLQANEDLTIARASLRRAEDRLAQQLADYNRLLAESEQLCIKAPFDGVVVEFTKQVGEFVGPGESTVCTIADLSELSVEFLVPRLYRSNLKIGSEIEVVFTIINRVVVGKIDYISPFPNGETNTYKVKARVDNSDGSLSAGERCLLREIETKSSKMEPSQAAHDAVRRT
- a CDS encoding efflux RND transporter periplasmic adaptor subunit: MDNQSNVGFGDAHPSSSATAPIGSKDASGHSDPANSPSAIPPQFKTLFARQGAGNLVHWRVAAAGNLVRVGGAGAIANDVRDRSHDLALRALQAQTQKCTVLSSPESWLIVAQPLSNHTTDCLTVGFPCELSELSGAATESRLAAVQKLGNSLLFDTLVADRREEAESGDSMPADLLSAGMDLPSGASTNQPSEDGGPTWTTLRKQVTGKVLADLSRRRSDAKFYALAVAGLAGIGMIPWPYTVTCKTVCEPSVRRYVAAPFDARLQRAHAVAGQTVAAGDLLVTLDGGDLRSELAGLRSKSSQAEQRLLAALSAGDHSKAEFERLETEQIKQQIELLQRRQRQLEIRSPIDGVIITGDLERGEGMPLSIGDQLFEVASLERLVAEIAIPESEINHIAEGMQVRIAVDAAPDHDGQSEIAMIHLRNELRGNESVFIAEAELRNQDGKLRPGMNGTTQIAAGRRAAAWILFHRPVDAVRNWIGW
- a CDS encoding efflux RND transporter periplasmic adaptor subunit, whose product is MSFSKPGEFHTQSAPQDATSGDDDAPQELPAHFPLRDDLQFHHRNDGSGRVVLEDPAAGKFFRIGPNEYAFIRFLLETQSAAKALHRCQDAAPDNCLTTDHATQLCKWLAGNGLTQSAPQPQAPSGIAGSPVLRAVSAVFFWKLPLVDPDRYLAKLVGTAGWLFSARAMVVGLLVFAAALVAMTGHWDPFFDSYTNLFSASRWIWLGIAWCVLKAVHETAHGATCKRYGGDVHEAGLAMILLMPIAYVDVTSSWRFDSRWKRFHVTMAGIAAELFLAGVALFVWYWSTSLPVQQIAAEVVLLASVSSLLFNLNPLLKFDGYFALADATGVDNLYTYGQKYARYFGGRYLLGLNATAPQLPSRHAVWIKWYGCSAAAYRVVTVSGLLAGAAMLFEGAGIVVAIGGLGSFVVMPLIGLWKHLANLYQNGTLNPVRLITRVTLLVSACSIGLWVTPADWSWTAPAIVQYDPPAVVRTRSAGFVDHVHIQNGDSVQRGDALVTLRNDELTLRLMDLQKQVAQVENEILAAQWRGNSSEMGDAVTRRDGLAKQVIEQQEQVSSLTLRATTDGKVVSRILAVIEGTYVEEGEEIAVIGREDSKRLKVSISQQDARQANLWRDQPLRIVVAGHPSWNARIERLETRAALTPPDPSLLAMNGGSLTSVHAADGEFELCEPRVNAYLPLDPQRSRALRTGQRASVVIHSNHQTLGQRLTAAIGNAMFQLKF